In Xylanibacter ruminicola 23, a single genomic region encodes these proteins:
- a CDS encoding PfkB family carbohydrate kinase produces the protein MTDICCIGHITRDRIITQVPPVTTHCAGGSAYYMAWAIQALPHDVNFHLITSVSSEVMPEVEKLRQAGVRVTAFESDTNVFFENKYGANMDNRTQRVLAKSAPFTLNELNDEQARVFHLGTLLADDFAPEIVEYLATKGDVSIDVQGYLREVVGEEVRACEWTDKLRLLKHTAILKVNEWECQTLTNMTDPYEAAQQIYDWGVREVIITLGGGGSVIYTEGKFYETPAYPPTKLVDATGCGDTYSAGYLYARARGMSYIESGQFAAAMCTLKLEHTGPFAHSIDDVHQIIKNNQ, from the coding sequence ATGACAGATATTTGCTGTATTGGACATATCACTCGTGACAGGATCATCACTCAGGTTCCGCCCGTAACCACGCACTGCGCAGGCGGTTCGGCCTACTATATGGCGTGGGCCATCCAGGCACTGCCCCATGACGTTAATTTCCACCTTATCACCTCGGTTAGCAGCGAGGTGATGCCCGAAGTTGAGAAACTGCGCCAGGCTGGCGTGCGGGTAACGGCCTTTGAGAGCGATACCAACGTGTTTTTCGAGAATAAGTATGGTGCCAACATGGACAACCGCACACAGCGGGTACTGGCCAAGTCGGCTCCATTCACACTTAACGAACTGAACGACGAGCAGGCCCGCGTGTTCCATTTAGGCACACTGCTGGCCGACGACTTTGCACCCGAAATAGTAGAATATCTGGCCACCAAGGGCGATGTGAGCATCGATGTGCAGGGCTATCTGCGCGAGGTGGTTGGCGAGGAGGTGCGCGCCTGCGAGTGGACCGACAAGCTGCGACTGCTGAAGCACACAGCTATCCTGAAGGTAAACGAGTGGGAGTGCCAGACGCTGACGAACATGACCGACCCTTACGAGGCCGCCCAACAGATTTACGACTGGGGTGTACGCGAAGTGATTATCACCTTAGGTGGTGGCGGATCGGTGATCTATACCGAGGGCAAGTTCTACGAAACTCCTGCCTACCCACCAACCAAGTTAGTTGATGCCACAGGTTGCGGCGACACCTACAGCGCTGGCTATCTGTATGCCCGTGCCAGGGGGATGAGCTATATAGAAAGCGGTCAGTTTGCAGCCGCCATGTGCACGCTGAAGCTGGAACACACAGGCCCCTTTGCCCACAGCATCGACGATGTGCACCAGATCATCAAGAACAATCAATAA
- a CDS encoding nucleoside kinase has protein sequence MLHIRCKNNNITKSFPEGTSLADVYQAFASELNFKYPVVSAKVNNASQGLKFRLYQNRDVEFLDARSGSGRRVYTRSLCFVLYKATSDVFPGSKLYMEHPISNGYYCNFKKKNNEPLTDEDVQKICQRMKEIVDLDLPFRRTEATTDEAVRVFSERGFADKVKLIETSGQIYTDYYMLGDTVDYYYGPLVPSAGFLKVWGLERYHDGLLLRVPDKNDPTKLAEKVDMPRTFEVFAEKVRWDIIMRLSNAGDVNKAILRGYGSELIQVSEALQEKKIVKIAEEIDQRFRDPENPIRIVLITGPSSSGKSTFCKRLSVQLLACGLRPYSFSTDDYFVNRVDTPKLPNGQYDFDNIETVDYKLLGEHLERLMKGEVVEVPQYNFVTGKREWNGKKFKLSNDSVLIIEGIHALNPLLTKQIPDSAKYKIYISALTSISLDDHNWIPTQDNRLLRRIIRDYNKGAFSARETISQWHSVCEAEDQWIVPFQETADVMFNSALNIEFAVLRTHAEVILASVPKNCPEYAEAHRLLKFLHYFIPISDKEIPPTSIMREFVGGSSFKYRG, from the coding sequence ATGTTACATATCCGTTGCAAGAATAACAACATCACCAAGAGTTTCCCTGAAGGCACATCGTTGGCCGACGTTTATCAGGCGTTTGCCAGCGAACTTAATTTTAAGTATCCAGTAGTATCGGCCAAGGTCAACAACGCCTCGCAAGGCCTGAAGTTCCGTTTGTATCAGAATCGCGACGTAGAGTTCCTTGATGCCCGCAGTGGTTCTGGTCGTCGTGTTTATACCCGTTCGCTGTGCTTTGTGCTCTACAAGGCCACCAGCGATGTGTTCCCAGGTAGCAAGCTCTACATGGAGCACCCCATCTCAAACGGCTACTACTGCAACTTTAAAAAGAAAAACAACGAGCCCCTGACGGATGAGGATGTGCAGAAAATCTGCCAGCGCATGAAAGAGATTGTAGATCTCGACCTGCCTTTCCGTCGCACCGAGGCCACTACCGACGAGGCTGTACGTGTGTTCAGCGAGCGTGGTTTTGCCGATAAAGTAAAGTTGATTGAAACCAGCGGTCAGATATATACCGATTATTATATGCTGGGCGATACCGTAGATTATTACTATGGTCCGTTGGTGCCCTCGGCAGGCTTCCTTAAGGTGTGGGGCCTGGAGCGCTATCACGACGGTTTGTTGCTGCGTGTGCCCGATAAGAACGATCCTACCAAATTGGCCGAGAAGGTTGACATGCCTCGCACGTTCGAGGTGTTTGCCGAAAAGGTACGTTGGGATATCATCATGCGCCTGTCGAATGCCGGCGATGTCAACAAGGCCATCCTGCGTGGCTATGGCTCCGAGCTGATTCAGGTGAGCGAGGCCCTGCAGGAAAAGAAAATTGTAAAAATCGCCGAGGAGATCGACCAGCGTTTCCGCGACCCAGAGAATCCCATCCGTATAGTCCTCATTACAGGACCGTCGAGCTCAGGTAAATCCACCTTCTGTAAGCGTCTTTCTGTGCAGCTGCTGGCTTGCGGTTTGCGTCCCTATTCTTTCTCAACCGACGATTACTTTGTGAACCGTGTCGATACCCCCAAGCTGCCTAACGGTCAGTACGACTTTGATAATATCGAGACCGTGGATTACAAGTTGCTGGGCGAGCACCTGGAGCGCCTGATGAAGGGCGAGGTAGTAGAAGTGCCCCAGTATAACTTTGTAACTGGTAAGCGCGAGTGGAATGGCAAGAAGTTTAAGTTGAGCAACGATAGCGTGCTGATTATCGAGGGTATCCACGCCCTGAATCCCCTGCTCACTAAGCAGATTCCCGATTCGGCCAAGTACAAGATTTACATCTCGGCCCTTACCAGTATCTCGCTCGACGATCATAACTGGATTCCCACACAGGACAACCGTTTGCTGCGTCGCATTATCCGCGACTACAACAAAGGAGCCTTCTCAGCTCGTGAGACTATCAGTCAGTGGCACAGCGTGTGCGAGGCCGAGGATCAGTGGATTGTACCTTTCCAGGAAACAGCCGATGTGATGTTCAACTCGGCCCTCAACATCGAGTTTGCCGTGTTGCGCACCCATGCCGAGGTGATCCTCGCGTCAGTTCCCAAAAACTGCCCGGAGTATGCCGAAGCCCATCGCCTGTTAAAGTTCCTGCATTACTTTATCCCCATCAGCGATAAGGAGATTCCCCCCACTAGCATCATGCGTGAGTTCGTTGGTGGCAGCAGCTTCAAATACCGCGGATAA
- a CDS encoding alpha-L-arabinofuranosidase C-terminal domain-containing protein yields the protein MYKRSILCAALAAATMGLNAQKPVKAPAGGKAISNELIGIFFEDINNSADGGLYAELIQNGAFEFSPVERDGWGPGTAWRITRPGHSTGYIQPRMDNPVHANNATYMRLHCERANQYYDYTGWTGFGIQNDGFDGISVKAGEKYDFSAFMRNVKGDAKQVRVVLIEPVKGWPPKDPKLLAETTFDVSNGDWKKFEAVLTPNADCKQAALQILVLTKGDMDIDVVSLMPEDTYKGHGLRKDLAQALADLHPKFMRFPGGCVVHGGGDGFWNTYRWKTTIGPKETRRQLKNTWGYHQSVGLGYFEYFQFCEDLGMEPLPILPAGVSCQGANGGWGMKGQAQDVVPMSEMDEWVDECIDLIEWANGDPATNKWAKMRAEAGHPKPFNLKYLGIGNEERISPEFCERFKYIYERVTKAHPEIVIVGTAGPGSHADNGDYQNGWKLAEELNMPILDEHYYEPNTYFLNKRQYDSYPRDRKTKVYLGEYAAKDKKLIDALAEGLYLLHVERNGDVVAMTSYAPLFARKNGTQWNPDLIYYDNERPFLTCSYYVQQLFGQSSGNYYYGDCVKFEGDAADAIQPMEGVHYGQSVILNTKTRQLFVKLVNASADAKKANINLSRFGIKKLATKTTLAGQPNDENNFDAQPIAPKKEQIKAQKKFTLDLAPYSMVMLQYQL from the coding sequence ATGTACAAACGTTCAATTCTCTGTGCTGCCCTTGCAGCAGCCACCATGGGTCTTAACGCCCAGAAACCAGTGAAAGCCCCTGCTGGCGGCAAAGCCATCAGCAACGAGCTCATTGGTATCTTCTTTGAAGACATTAACAACTCTGCCGATGGCGGACTCTATGCCGAGCTTATTCAGAACGGCGCCTTCGAGTTCTCACCCGTTGAGCGCGACGGATGGGGCCCCGGCACCGCCTGGCGCATCACCCGTCCTGGTCACTCCACCGGCTATATCCAGCCCCGCATGGACAACCCCGTTCATGCCAACAACGCCACCTATATGCGCCTGCACTGCGAGCGCGCCAACCAGTATTACGACTACACAGGTTGGACTGGCTTCGGCATTCAGAACGACGGTTTCGACGGCATCTCAGTTAAGGCTGGCGAGAAGTACGATTTCTCGGCCTTTATGCGCAACGTAAAAGGCGATGCCAAGCAGGTACGCGTGGTGCTGATTGAGCCTGTAAAGGGCTGGCCACCTAAGGATCCCAAACTGCTGGCCGAAACAACCTTCGACGTAAGCAACGGCGATTGGAAGAAGTTCGAGGCTGTGCTCACACCTAATGCCGACTGCAAGCAGGCTGCCCTGCAGATTCTGGTACTTACCAAGGGTGATATGGATATCGATGTGGTATCACTTATGCCCGAAGATACATATAAGGGCCACGGCCTGCGTAAGGATCTGGCTCAGGCACTGGCCGACCTGCATCCTAAGTTCATGCGCTTCCCTGGTGGTTGCGTGGTTCACGGTGGTGGCGACGGATTCTGGAACACCTATCGCTGGAAGACCACTATCGGACCTAAGGAAACACGCCGCCAACTCAAGAACACCTGGGGTTATCACCAGAGTGTAGGTCTGGGCTATTTCGAGTACTTCCAGTTCTGCGAGGATCTGGGTATGGAGCCCCTGCCCATCCTGCCTGCCGGCGTCAGCTGTCAGGGCGCCAACGGTGGTTGGGGCATGAAAGGCCAGGCTCAGGACGTAGTTCCCATGAGCGAGATGGACGAGTGGGTTGACGAGTGCATCGACCTGATTGAGTGGGCCAATGGCGATCCCGCCACCAACAAGTGGGCCAAGATGCGTGCCGAGGCAGGTCATCCCAAGCCCTTCAACCTCAAATATCTTGGTATTGGCAACGAAGAGCGCATCTCGCCCGAGTTCTGCGAGCGCTTCAAGTATATCTACGAGCGTGTTACCAAGGCTCATCCTGAAATCGTGATTGTTGGTACAGCCGGTCCTGGCTCGCATGCCGATAACGGCGACTACCAGAACGGTTGGAAGCTGGCCGAGGAACTCAATATGCCTATCCTCGACGAGCACTACTACGAGCCCAACACCTACTTCCTGAACAAGCGCCAGTACGACAGCTATCCCCGCGACCGCAAGACCAAGGTCTATCTGGGCGAGTATGCCGCTAAGGACAAGAAACTCATCGACGCCCTGGCCGAAGGTCTGTATCTGTTGCACGTAGAGCGCAATGGTGATGTAGTAGCCATGACATCTTACGCTCCCCTGTTTGCCCGCAAGAACGGCACCCAGTGGAATCCCGACCTCATCTACTACGACAACGAGCGCCCATTCCTCACCTGCAGCTACTATGTTCAGCAGCTGTTCGGACAGTCGAGCGGTAACTACTACTATGGCGACTGCGTGAAGTTTGAGGGCGATGCTGCCGATGCCATCCAGCCTATGGAGGGTGTGCACTACGGTCAGAGCGTGATTCTCAACACCAAGACCCGCCAGCTGTTCGTGAAACTGGTTAACGCCAGTGCCGATGCCAAGAAGGCCAACATCAACCTGAGCCGCTTTGGCATCAAGAAGCTGGCCACCAAGACCACCCTCGCAGGTCAGCCTAACGACGAGAACAACTTCGACGCCCAGCCCATCGCTCCCAAGAAAGAGCAGATCAAGGCCCAGAAGAAGTTCACCCTCGACCTGGCCCCCTACTCAATGGTTATGCTGCAGTACCAGCTGTAA
- a CDS encoding VapE domain-containing protein yields MTENCVTISEANNASQEATLAIELFLNENYVFRRNTLNGKVEYAVLPKADVFRPLTKEALNSIVIRAKREQILEKGSPKTEITEYVESEEVSEYNPAQAFLTTLPNWDGQNHIARIFGRIPGISSEQLNYLTIWLRSAVAHWLQMDMLHGNECVPTFIGSQGCGKTTFVRRLLPLELREYYLDHLNLSNKFDKEMALTNNLIVNLDELEAIGVKQQSKLKQTLSVSKVNGRPIFGRTQQDRPRFASFVATTNNPHPLTDPTGSRRYICIQIPDGHLINNEGDIDYLQLYAQVVYELQELKAPYWFSNDEVARIQQLNQDFMEQKDLGEMFVACFRHPEEGEVPKAMNCDQMIVVMQKSYPSLTNTIGNKVRLGKTIKALGFKHRERAHISYYDVMPIKVA; encoded by the coding sequence ATGACTGAAAACTGTGTTACTATCAGTGAGGCAAATAACGCTTCACAGGAGGCAACGCTCGCCATCGAGCTGTTCCTCAACGAGAATTACGTGTTCCGCCGAAACACCCTCAACGGCAAGGTGGAATATGCTGTGCTGCCTAAAGCAGATGTGTTCCGACCTCTAACCAAGGAGGCCCTGAACAGTATCGTGATTCGTGCCAAGCGCGAACAGATACTGGAAAAGGGAAGTCCTAAGACAGAGATAACGGAATATGTGGAATCTGAGGAGGTGTCTGAGTATAATCCTGCGCAGGCATTCCTGACTACGCTACCCAACTGGGATGGACAGAACCATATCGCCAGGATTTTTGGTCGCATACCTGGCATCAGTTCTGAGCAGCTTAACTATCTCACCATCTGGCTCCGCTCTGCCGTGGCCCATTGGTTGCAGATGGATATGCTGCATGGCAACGAGTGTGTGCCTACGTTTATCGGCAGTCAGGGTTGTGGTAAGACCACCTTTGTGCGTCGACTGCTGCCCCTTGAACTACGTGAGTATTATCTCGACCATCTGAACCTGAGCAATAAGTTCGATAAGGAGATGGCGCTTACCAACAATCTCATTGTGAATCTGGACGAGCTCGAGGCCATCGGCGTTAAACAGCAGTCGAAGCTTAAGCAGACGCTGTCGGTAAGTAAAGTGAATGGTCGTCCCATCTTTGGTCGTACCCAGCAGGATCGCCCTCGATTCGCATCGTTTGTGGCAACCACCAACAATCCTCACCCTCTGACCGACCCTACAGGCAGTCGCCGATACATCTGTATCCAGATTCCTGACGGGCACCTGATTAATAATGAGGGCGACATCGACTATCTGCAGCTATATGCTCAGGTGGTTTATGAGCTACAGGAGCTAAAGGCTCCCTACTGGTTCAGTAACGATGAGGTGGCCCGCATACAGCAGTTGAATCAGGACTTTATGGAACAGAAGGACCTGGGCGAGATGTTTGTTGCATGTTTCCGCCATCCTGAAGAAGGTGAGGTACCTAAGGCGATGAATTGTGACCAGATGATAGTTGTGATGCAGAAGAGCTATCCTTCGCTCACCAATACCATCGGCAACAAGGTACGACTGGGTAAAACCATCAAGGCGCTGGGTTTTAAGCACAGGGAGCGTGCTCACATCTCGTACTACGATGTGATGCCTATCAAGGTGGCATAG
- a CDS encoding beta-L-arabinofuranosidase domain-containing protein, giving the protein MMYLFNNHSRGLLLSVLLTLAAGSSQAQDRLYANEFPLGDVTLLNGPLKHARDLNIETLLKYDNDRLLAPYLKEAGLTPKGKSYPNWDGLDGHVGGHYLTAMAINAATGSQECRKRMEYWISELQACADANAKNHPDWGRGYVGGVPGSDRIWSNFKKGNFGPYFGAWVPFYNIHKMYAGLRDAWVYCGNEQAKKLFLGFCDWAIDLTANLTDAQMERALDTEHGGMNEVLADAYAITGEQKYLDVARRFSHRRLLNPLMQRRDVLDNMHANTQVPKVIGFERIAELSGDEAYHTAGAYFWDIVTGERTLAFGGNSRREHFPSREACQDFVQDIDGPESCNTNNMLKLTEDLHRRNPEARYADFFELATFNHILSTQHPEHGGYVYFTSARPRHYRNYSAPNEAMWCCVGTGMENHGKYNQFIYTHSGDALFVNLFVASELNWKAKGITLRQETSFPYSENSRITITQSSNTKQPTPIMVRYPGWVKPGQFSVKVNGKPVSIVTGPSSYVAINRQWKKGDVIDIQFPMYNSVKYLPNLPQYIALMHGPIMLAMKTGTEDLAHLIADDSRFGQLATGKKLPIDQAPILVNKDVESIANQLQPIAGKPLHFNLSTKMVNKIEGELMPFFELHDARYMMYWLALSEDSYKDYLANLAKQEQERQALEARTTDKVQPGEQQPESDHFMETDQSTVGNTNDVFFRDARDGHYFSYLMQTGGKTDLSLRLKYWGVGDWKNPEFDIFVDDTLVTTVNLVGKYRTSQFKFEEYPIPAQLLKGKKQVRIKFVAKPHKQVGEIYEVRLISNNQ; this is encoded by the coding sequence ATGATGTACCTATTTAACAACCATTCACGAGGCCTGCTACTATCCGTGCTGCTGACATTGGCAGCTGGCAGTAGTCAAGCCCAAGACAGGCTGTATGCCAACGAGTTTCCCTTAGGGGATGTAACCCTGCTAAACGGTCCGCTGAAGCATGCGCGCGACTTGAACATCGAGACGCTGCTGAAGTACGACAACGACCGCCTGCTGGCGCCTTATCTGAAAGAGGCCGGACTAACACCGAAAGGCAAGTCGTACCCTAACTGGGACGGATTGGACGGACACGTGGGCGGCCACTATCTGACTGCGATGGCCATCAATGCTGCTACTGGCAGCCAAGAGTGCCGCAAGCGCATGGAATACTGGATTAGCGAGCTGCAGGCCTGTGCCGATGCCAATGCCAAGAACCACCCCGACTGGGGCCGTGGCTATGTGGGCGGTGTGCCCGGCAGCGACCGTATCTGGAGCAACTTTAAGAAAGGTAACTTCGGCCCCTACTTTGGCGCGTGGGTTCCTTTCTATAATATACACAAGATGTATGCCGGCCTGCGCGACGCGTGGGTTTACTGTGGCAACGAGCAGGCCAAGAAGCTCTTTCTGGGCTTCTGCGACTGGGCCATCGACCTGACAGCCAATCTCACCGATGCTCAGATGGAGCGCGCGCTGGATACCGAGCATGGTGGCATGAACGAGGTGCTGGCCGATGCCTACGCCATCACTGGCGAGCAGAAATATCTGGATGTGGCCCGTCGATTCTCGCATCGCCGCCTGCTGAACCCGCTGATGCAGCGCCGCGACGTGCTCGACAACATGCATGCCAACACCCAGGTGCCCAAGGTGATAGGTTTTGAGCGTATAGCCGAGCTGAGTGGCGACGAGGCTTACCACACTGCAGGTGCCTACTTCTGGGATATCGTAACAGGCGAGCGCACACTGGCCTTTGGCGGCAACAGTCGTCGTGAGCACTTCCCCAGTCGCGAGGCTTGTCAGGACTTTGTGCAGGATATCGACGGTCCTGAGAGCTGTAACACCAACAATATGCTGAAGCTCACCGAGGATCTGCATCGTCGCAACCCCGAAGCCCGCTATGCCGATTTCTTCGAGCTGGCTACCTTCAATCATATACTCTCAACCCAGCACCCTGAGCATGGCGGCTACGTATATTTCACTTCAGCCCGTCCGCGCCACTACCGCAACTATTCGGCTCCCAACGAGGCCATGTGGTGCTGCGTGGGCACAGGCATGGAGAATCATGGCAAGTACAACCAGTTTATCTATACTCACAGCGGCGATGCCCTGTTTGTGAACCTGTTTGTGGCCTCAGAGCTTAACTGGAAAGCCAAAGGCATCACCCTGCGCCAGGAAACCAGTTTCCCTTATAGCGAGAACAGCCGTATCACCATCACGCAATCATCCAACACCAAACAGCCAACACCCATCATGGTGCGCTACCCCGGCTGGGTAAAGCCAGGCCAGTTCAGCGTTAAGGTGAATGGCAAGCCTGTGAGCATCGTCACTGGTCCATCAAGCTATGTAGCCATCAATCGCCAGTGGAAAAAGGGCGATGTGATTGATATCCAATTCCCCATGTACAACAGCGTGAAGTATCTGCCCAACCTGCCACAGTATATTGCCCTGATGCACGGCCCTATCATGCTGGCTATGAAGACGGGTACTGAGGATTTGGCACACCTGATAGCCGACGACAGCCGATTCGGCCAGTTGGCCACAGGCAAAAAGCTGCCTATCGACCAGGCCCCTATCCTGGTTAATAAGGATGTGGAGAGCATTGCCAACCAGCTGCAACCCATAGCAGGCAAGCCCCTGCACTTCAACCTCAGCACCAAGATGGTAAATAAGATTGAGGGCGAGCTGATGCCTTTCTTCGAGCTGCACGATGCCCGTTACATGATGTACTGGTTGGCGCTCTCTGAGGATAGCTACAAGGACTATCTGGCCAATCTGGCCAAGCAGGAGCAGGAGCGCCAGGCACTCGAGGCCCGCACCACCGACAAGGTGCAGCCAGGCGAGCAACAGCCTGAGAGCGACCACTTTATGGAGACTGACCAATCGACCGTGGGCAACACCAACGATGTATTCTTCCGCGATGCCCGCGATGGTCACTATTTCAGCTACCTGATGCAGACAGGCGGCAAGACCGACCTGAGTCTGCGCCTGAAATACTGGGGTGTAGGCGATTGGAAGAACCCTGAGTTCGATATCTTTGTAGATGACACGCTGGTAACCACCGTCAACCTCGTCGGCAAGTATCGCACCTCACAGTTCAAGTTCGAGGAGTATCCTATCCCAGCCCAGCTGCTCAAGGGCAAAAAGCAGGTGCGCATCAAATTCGTGGCCAAGCCCCACAAGCAGGTTGGCGAGATTTACGAAGTGAGACTAATTAGTAACAATCAATAA
- a CDS encoding DUF6078 family protein encodes MEEKELKVENIPGSYALCFNGECGKKDTCMHYQAMLLKRGERGRGMAIYPTAWQDGECCYYREKKLVRKAWGFSQLYKNVDKYHKAEARQSVSSFFGRGNGPYYRAHHGELLLTPEQQEGIMNIIAQFGPIDDIKFDHYKTDWDFDY; translated from the coding sequence ATGGAAGAGAAAGAACTGAAAGTAGAAAACATCCCTGGGAGCTATGCCCTGTGTTTTAATGGCGAGTGTGGTAAAAAAGATACGTGCATGCACTATCAGGCCATGCTGCTAAAGCGAGGGGAACGTGGTCGTGGCATGGCCATATATCCTACAGCCTGGCAGGATGGCGAGTGCTGCTACTATCGTGAGAAGAAACTGGTACGGAAGGCCTGGGGATTCAGTCAGCTGTACAAGAACGTGGACAAGTATCATAAGGCCGAGGCGCGCCAGAGTGTAAGCTCATTCTTTGGGCGTGGTAACGGACCCTATTATCGCGCCCATCATGGCGAGCTACTGCTCACACCCGAGCAGCAGGAGGGCATTATGAACATCATTGCCCAGTTTGGTCCCATCGACGATATTAAATTCGATCACTACAAAACCGATTGGGACTTTGATTACTAA